A DNA window from Chryseobacterium sp. MEBOG06 contains the following coding sequences:
- the tkt gene encoding transketolase, whose protein sequence is MEIKNLIQKSIDTVRVLSADAVQKANSGHPGTPMALAPLGHVLWSEVMRYNPQNPEWANRDRFILSCGHACMLQYSYLYLTGYKITLNDIENFRQLHSITAGHPEYRLTPGIEVTTGPLGQGFANGVGMAIAQQYMAERYNRADFNIFDYRIYAICSDGDLMEGVSAEAASLAGHLGLGNIIYFYDSNHITIEGDTDLAFDEDVSKRFEAYGWHVQNLPDINDLEALSNAVKNAQMETGRPSLIKVRSHIGYGSPNKHDSAAAHGSPLGKDEVRLVKENFGFDPDKNFVVPDDVLDFYHKAAKKSAKHEAEWNELYERYKNRHPDLAREYESVISGKLPEGWEDKLPVFESGAAVATRKASGHTLNAISEYLPQLIGGSADLSPSTDTVLKAYQSFSAKQRDGRNFHFGIREHAMGSVLNGMALSNYLIPYGATFLIFSDYMRPPLRLAAIMKIRQIMVFTHDSIALGEDGTTHQPVEQLIGLRTVPNMTVIRPADANETAQAWRVAIEHKDGPVALALTRQEIPVIDQKKYTSAKNLEKGAYILSDSEGEPDIILMATGSEVHLILEAQEELKKNNIKARVVSMPCWNLFDKQSAAYKEEVFPKNIRRRLAVEAGSPVGWMKYTTDDGEVIGIDKFGESAPAEEVMKEYGFTVENVVKRATSLYSKDR, encoded by the coding sequence ATGGAAATTAAAAATTTAATTCAAAAAAGTATTGATACGGTAAGAGTTTTATCGGCCGATGCTGTACAAAAAGCAAATTCCGGACACCCGGGAACTCCTATGGCCTTAGCGCCATTAGGCCATGTACTGTGGTCGGAAGTTATGCGTTACAATCCTCAAAACCCGGAATGGGCGAATCGTGACAGGTTTATTCTTTCCTGCGGCCATGCATGTATGCTTCAGTATAGCTATTTGTATTTAACGGGCTATAAAATCACCCTTAATGATATTGAAAACTTCAGACAGTTACACAGCATCACGGCTGGTCATCCTGAATATAGGCTTACTCCCGGAATCGAAGTGACTACAGGCCCGCTGGGACAGGGGTTTGCCAATGGAGTAGGAATGGCCATCGCCCAGCAATATATGGCAGAACGTTATAACCGTGCGGATTTTAATATTTTCGACTATAGGATTTATGCAATTTGCAGTGATGGTGATCTTATGGAAGGTGTGTCTGCTGAAGCAGCATCGCTTGCAGGCCATCTTGGACTGGGAAATATTATTTATTTTTATGACAGCAACCATATTACTATTGAGGGAGATACTGATCTTGCTTTTGATGAAGACGTATCCAAAAGATTTGAAGCTTATGGATGGCATGTGCAAAATTTACCGGATATCAATGACCTTGAGGCATTGTCCAATGCGGTTAAGAATGCTCAGATGGAAACCGGCCGCCCGTCACTGATAAAAGTCCGCAGCCATATTGGCTATGGAAGTCCTAACAAACATGATTCTGCTGCTGCACACGGGTCACCTTTAGGAAAAGATGAAGTGCGTTTGGTTAAAGAAAATTTCGGATTTGATCCTGATAAAAATTTCGTTGTTCCGGATGATGTTTTAGATTTTTATCATAAAGCAGCGAAAAAATCCGCTAAACATGAAGCTGAATGGAATGAACTGTATGAGCGCTATAAGAACAGACATCCGGATCTTGCCAGAGAATACGAGTCTGTCATTTCAGGAAAACTGCCCGAAGGCTGGGAAGATAAACTTCCTGTATTTGAATCTGGTGCGGCCGTCGCGACCCGCAAGGCTTCAGGTCATACACTGAATGCCATTTCAGAATATTTACCTCAGCTGATTGGCGGTTCAGCGGATCTTTCGCCTTCTACCGATACCGTTCTAAAGGCTTATCAGTCCTTTTCAGCAAAGCAGAGGGATGGGCGTAATTTCCATTTTGGAATCCGTGAGCATGCCATGGGCTCTGTACTCAACGGAATGGCTCTCAGTAATTACTTAATTCCATATGGAGCAACATTTTTAATATTTTCAGATTATATGCGCCCGCCGCTAAGGTTGGCAGCCATCATGAAAATACGTCAGATTATGGTTTTCACCCATGACAGTATCGCGCTAGGTGAAGACGGAACAACCCATCAGCCTGTAGAACAGCTGATCGGATTGCGTACAGTACCCAATATGACCGTAATCAGGCCGGCTGATGCCAATGAAACGGCACAGGCCTGGAGAGTTGCTATCGAACATAAAGACGGTCCTGTTGCACTTGCCCTGACACGACAGGAAATTCCGGTTATTGACCAAAAAAAATATACCAGTGCAAAAAACCTTGAAAAAGGAGCTTACATTCTTTCAGATTCAGAGGGTGAACCGGATATTATTCTTATGGCTACCGGGTCAGAAGTTCATTTAATTTTGGAAGCACAGGAGGAGCTGAAGAAAAATAATATAAAAGCCCGTGTGGTAAGTATGCCATGCTGGAATTTATTTGATAAACAGTCTGCAGCTTATAAAGAAGAGGTTTTTCCAAAAAATATTCGCAGGAGATTAGCCGTAGAAGCAGGTTCACCAGTCGGCTGGATGAAATACACAACTGATGATGGCGAGGTGATCGGAATTGATAAATTCGGAGAATCAGCACCAGCAGAAGAAGTAATGAAAGAATACGGATTTACCGTTGAAAATGTCGTGAAGAGGGCGACCTCTTTGTATTCGAAAGACAGATAA
- a CDS encoding RpiB/LacA/LacB family sugar-phosphate isomerase codes for MSTVIRKIGICADHGGFELKESLKSFLTENKFEPVDFGATELNNTDDFPDYVIPLAKAVAAGEVFRGIAICGSGVGACVAANKISGIRAALITDYFSAHQGVEDDDMNLICLGGRVTGYASAEELVLAFLNAKFIGAERHLRRLKKIQNLENHP; via the coding sequence ATGTCAACAGTAATAAGAAAAATAGGAATCTGCGCCGATCACGGCGGTTTTGAACTGAAAGAAAGCTTAAAATCTTTTTTAACTGAAAACAAGTTCGAACCGGTAGATTTCGGAGCCACAGAGCTAAATAATACCGATGATTTTCCGGATTATGTGATTCCCCTTGCAAAAGCAGTGGCTGCCGGAGAAGTTTTTCGCGGTATTGCTATTTGCGGCAGTGGCGTGGGAGCCTGTGTTGCGGCCAATAAAATTTCAGGTATCCGGGCTGCCTTAATTACAGATTATTTCTCGGCACACCAGGGAGTTGAAGATGATGATATGAATTTAATCTGTCTTGGCGGACGTGTAACAGGTTATGCCAGTGCAGAAGAGTTAGTCTTGGCATTTTTGAATGCCAAATTTATTGGTGCAGAAAGACATCTTCGGCGCCTGAAAAAAATTCAGAATTTGGAAAACCATCCATAA
- the tal gene encoding transaldolase, whose translation MNPLNKIRELGQSIWLDLLDREMMNSGKLQNLIDNDDLRGLTSNPSIFEKAISGSSDYDEDIIKFSETEEDNAAIFFDLAIADIQRAADIFKPVYDRTNGTDGFVSLEVSPFLARDTDGTIEQARELWKRVDRKNVMIKIPGTAEGLIAIRECLREGININITLLFGLPRYKEVTEAFMGGLEDRLKEGHSIENVSSVASFFLSRIDVMVDPMLEEKGASDLKGKVAIASAKKAYQIYLEMISGERFKKLEEKGAQKQRVLYASTGTKDPAYSDVIYVESIIGKDTVNTLPIETIDAFRDHGIAAETLTAHVDDAVKTMEELKAKGIDIDKITRKLEDEGIEKFNQAYEKLLKSISDQKRKKG comes from the coding sequence ATGAATCCATTAAATAAAATACGTGAATTAGGTCAGAGTATATGGCTCGATCTGCTTGATCGTGAAATGATGAACTCAGGCAAACTGCAAAACCTGATTGATAACGATGACCTGCGTGGTCTGACATCTAATCCTTCCATCTTTGAGAAGGCCATCAGCGGAAGTTCAGACTATGATGAAGATATCATAAAGTTTTCAGAGACAGAAGAAGATAATGCCGCTATTTTTTTTGATCTGGCAATTGCCGATATTCAGAGAGCTGCAGATATCTTTAAACCGGTATATGACAGAACCAATGGTACGGACGGTTTTGTAAGCCTGGAAGTTTCTCCTTTTCTGGCCCGTGATACGGACGGAACCATCGAGCAGGCAAGGGAACTGTGGAAAAGGGTAGACCGTAAAAATGTAATGATTAAAATTCCAGGAACTGCAGAAGGCCTTATTGCCATCCGTGAATGTCTGCGTGAAGGTATTAATATTAATATAACACTGCTTTTCGGGCTTCCCCGTTATAAGGAAGTAACAGAAGCTTTCATGGGCGGGCTTGAAGACAGGCTTAAAGAAGGACACTCCATAGAGAATGTTTCTTCCGTGGCCAGTTTCTTTCTCAGCCGTATTGATGTGATGGTCGACCCTATGCTTGAAGAAAAAGGAGCATCAGACCTGAAAGGAAAAGTAGCCATCGCTTCGGCAAAAAAAGCATATCAGATCTATCTCGAAATGATTTCCGGAGAACGTTTTAAAAAACTGGAAGAAAAGGGTGCGCAGAAACAAAGGGTGCTCTATGCAAGTACCGGAACGAAGGATCCTGCATACAGTGATGTCATTTATGTAGAAAGTATTATTGGAAAAGATACGGTCAATACACTTCCTATAGAAACCATTGATGCCTTTCGCGATCATGGAATAGCAGCTGAAACTTTGACTGCTCATGTGGATGACGCTGTGAAAACAATGGAAGAACTTAAAGCTAAAGGGATTGATATTGATAAAATAACCAGGAAGCTTGAAGATGAAGGCATAGAAAAATTTAACCAGGCCTACGAAAAATTACTTAAAAGTATTAGTGATCAAAAACGTAAAAAAGGCTAA
- a CDS encoding HAD family hydrolase translates to MSELNVSKVKAVFMDIGGVLLTNGWDYQSREKAAKVFNFDFQEMNILHNFIYNVFEIGSVSLDQYLNTILFYSPRDFTKEEFIEFMFAQSTELPQMLEWLKKWKTQTDLPVFAVSNENLDLNEYRIKTFQLHEVFDGFFSSCYVGARKPDPRIFKMAMDITQVKPDECIYFDDRPMLVNAAKNLGMTSILHENFETTKNILENFIR, encoded by the coding sequence ATGAGTGAATTGAATGTTTCGAAAGTAAAAGCAGTCTTCATGGATATCGGAGGAGTATTGCTTACCAATGGCTGGGATTATCAATCCCGTGAAAAGGCAGCGAAGGTTTTTAATTTTGATTTTCAGGAAATGAATATCCTGCACAACTTCATCTATAATGTTTTTGAGATAGGAAGCGTTTCACTGGATCAGTACCTGAACACCATTTTGTTTTATTCACCGCGTGATTTTACCAAAGAGGAATTCATAGAATTTATGTTTGCTCAGTCAACAGAGCTGCCGCAAATGTTAGAATGGCTGAAAAAATGGAAAACACAAACAGATCTTCCTGTGTTTGCAGTGAGTAATGAAAATCTCGATCTTAATGAATACCGGATTAAGACCTTTCAACTGCATGAGGTGTTTGATGGTTTTTTCTCCTCCTGTTATGTAGGGGCACGCAAACCTGATCCGCGAATTTTTAAAATGGCAATGGACATCACACAGGTTAAACCTGATGAATGTATTTATTTTGATGACAGGCCTATGTTGGTTAATGCCGCAAAAAACCTCGGAATGACAAGTATATTGCACGAAAATTTTGAAACAACTAAAAATATTCTAGAAAATTTTATAAGATAA
- the gndA gene encoding NADP-dependent phosphogluconate dehydrogenase — translation MKQENKNQSAFGMIGLGTMGSNLLQNIADQGYDCAGYDNSAEKVNALNQLNRDNIHGFSDLKDFTDSLKSPKVVMMLVPAGEIVDSVIAELLTVLDKGDIIIDGGNSHYTDTERRYKELEGKGLHFVGMGVSGGEEGARRGPSMMPGGDKEAYEVLKPVLEKIAAHVDGEPTVGFMGERSAGHFVKMVHNGIEYAIMQLISESYEIMKKGLNMDNDKIYEVYKKWNEGKLKSYLLEITRDIFTYKNEGEDHLLLDDIRDEAKAKGTGKWTSQAAMDLHLPTPVIDIAVSMRDLSSLKNLRVQASKIYPDLTEMHYAKNESEYCDQLEEAFYFAMVSAYAQGMHMLYQANEEFKYNLNLDLIAKIWRGGCIIRSEFLEDIYAAFNKNPKLQHLLLDENIAANLTKSIKDIRTVVSDAAIHGISTPAFSAALTYFDDFRNENMPTNLIQAQRDYFGSHTYELKAKEGVFHTQWMKENVKN, via the coding sequence ATGAAACAAGAAAATAAAAATCAATCCGCATTCGGAATGATAGGTTTGGGAACAATGGGTTCCAATCTATTACAAAATATTGCAGACCAAGGTTATGACTGTGCCGGATACGATAACAGTGCCGAAAAAGTAAATGCTCTTAATCAGTTGAATCGTGATAATATTCATGGATTTTCAGATCTGAAGGACTTTACAGACAGTCTTAAAAGTCCCAAAGTTGTAATGATGCTGGTTCCTGCCGGTGAAATTGTAGACAGTGTGATAGCGGAGCTATTAACTGTTTTGGACAAAGGAGATATTATTATAGATGGCGGAAACTCACACTATACAGATACCGAACGAAGATATAAAGAACTGGAAGGCAAGGGACTGCATTTTGTGGGAATGGGTGTTTCCGGTGGTGAAGAAGGCGCACGAAGAGGTCCCAGTATGATGCCTGGTGGTGATAAAGAAGCCTATGAGGTTCTGAAACCTGTTCTGGAGAAAATTGCAGCACATGTGGACGGTGAGCCTACCGTTGGTTTTATGGGAGAACGCTCTGCTGGTCATTTTGTAAAAATGGTGCATAATGGTATTGAGTATGCCATCATGCAACTGATTTCTGAGTCCTATGAGATCATGAAAAAAGGTCTTAACATGGATAATGATAAAATCTATGAAGTATACAAAAAGTGGAATGAAGGGAAATTGAAGTCTTATTTATTAGAGATTACCCGGGATATTTTCACGTATAAAAATGAAGGTGAAGACCATCTTTTGCTGGATGACATCAGAGATGAGGCTAAAGCAAAAGGAACGGGTAAATGGACTTCACAGGCCGCAATGGATTTACATTTGCCAACCCCGGTTATTGACATTGCTGTTTCCATGCGTGATCTTTCTTCTTTGAAGAATCTGAGGGTTCAGGCTTCGAAAATATATCCTGACCTGACTGAAATGCATTATGCAAAAAATGAGAGTGAATATTGTGATCAACTTGAAGAGGCTTTCTATTTTGCAATGGTTTCTGCCTATGCTCAGGGAATGCATATGCTCTATCAGGCGAATGAAGAATTCAAATATAATCTGAACTTAGATCTTATTGCAAAAATATGGCGTGGAGGATGTATCATCCGATCAGAATTTTTAGAAGATATTTACGCTGCTTTTAACAAAAATCCTAAGCTGCAGCATTTACTTTTAGATGAGAATATTGCAGCAAACCTTACTAAGAGTATTAAAGATATCCGTACTGTGGTTTCAGATGCGGCAATTCATGGTATTTCAACACCTGCATTTTCGGCAGCATTAACGTATTTCGATGATTTCCGCAATGAAAATATGCCGACAAACCTTATTCAGGCACAGCGGGATTATTTTGGTTCACATACCTATGAACTTAAAGCCAAAGAAGGTGTATTTCATACCCAATGGATGAAAGAGAATGTTAAAAATTAA
- the zwf gene encoding glucose-6-phosphate dehydrogenase: protein MPNTSDTKVNPTVLIIFGGNGDLTKRKIIPALYNLFLEKRLPEKFAIIGTSRTEFSDEQYRDSLLTGINEFSRTGKAKKEDWVKFSSNISYQAANIKDVASYDEFDSKINKLKEEWNQDPSILYYCAVSPDLFCTIAENISKSKLENNKETTRIIIEKPFGRDLESAKALNTKLLTIFDEKQIYRIDHYLGKEVVQNVMAFRFANTIMEPLWNRTHIEHVQISVTEQIGVEDRGSYFDNAGILRDMIQNHLLQLLCIIAMEPPVSFDADLVRDRKVEVLKAMRKVVPGMIDTIAVRGQYGPGWVEGKEVSGYREEVDVDADSNTETYAAMKFYVDNWRWQGVPFYLRTGKRLFKSASHIIIQFREVPHNIFNNGERNLPKPNRLIISIQPDMAIRFQLESKTPGLEMTLNTVDMIFDYSGKTKIDSPEAYETLLLDVISGDQTLFMRADQVEEAWKVVMPILDYWESNKMTNFPNYPANSWGPENAEALIAKDGFHWINLPQKK, encoded by the coding sequence ATGCCAAATACATCAGATACAAAAGTAAATCCCACAGTTTTAATTATTTTTGGGGGGAACGGAGATTTAACCAAACGGAAAATCATTCCGGCATTGTACAACCTGTTCCTTGAGAAAAGGCTTCCTGAAAAGTTTGCCATCATAGGCACTTCAAGAACGGAATTCAGTGATGAGCAGTACAGGGATTCCCTATTAACAGGAATCAATGAATTTTCCAGAACCGGCAAAGCCAAAAAAGAAGATTGGGTTAAATTTTCCTCCAATATCTCTTATCAGGCAGCCAATATAAAAGATGTCGCTTCTTACGATGAATTCGACTCAAAAATAAATAAGCTGAAAGAAGAATGGAATCAGGATCCTTCGATCCTCTATTATTGTGCAGTTTCACCGGACCTGTTCTGTACTATCGCAGAGAATATCTCAAAAAGTAAACTGGAGAATAATAAAGAAACCACACGCATTATCATTGAGAAGCCATTTGGCAGGGATCTGGAATCTGCAAAAGCTTTAAACACGAAATTACTGACAATTTTTGACGAAAAACAGATCTACAGAATAGACCATTATTTAGGAAAAGAAGTCGTTCAGAATGTTATGGCTTTTCGTTTTGCCAATACAATTATGGAGCCTCTGTGGAACCGTACCCATATCGAACACGTTCAGATTTCGGTTACCGAACAGATAGGTGTGGAAGATAGAGGAAGCTATTTTGATAATGCCGGAATTTTGAGGGATATGATTCAGAACCATTTACTTCAGTTACTGTGTATCATTGCCATGGAACCGCCTGTGAGTTTTGATGCCGACCTTGTACGGGACCGCAAAGTTGAGGTATTGAAGGCCATGAGGAAAGTTGTTCCCGGAATGATTGATACCATTGCAGTCAGAGGGCAGTATGGTCCTGGCTGGGTAGAAGGGAAAGAAGTTTCGGGTTACCGTGAAGAAGTGGATGTAGATGCAGATTCCAATACTGAAACCTACGCAGCAATGAAGTTTTATGTAGATAACTGGCGCTGGCAGGGAGTACCGTTTTATTTGCGCACAGGGAAAAGACTTTTTAAATCGGCTTCGCATATTATCATACAATTCAGGGAAGTTCCTCATAATATATTTAATAATGGTGAAAGGAACCTTCCTAAACCAAACAGACTTATCATCAGCATTCAGCCCGATATGGCGATCAGATTTCAGCTCGAAAGCAAAACTCCCGGTCTTGAAATGACCTTGAATACCGTGGATATGATATTTGATTATTCAGGAAAAACAAAAATAGATTCACCGGAGGCTTATGAAACGCTTTTACTGGATGTTATTTCAGGAGATCAGACTCTGTTTATGCGTGCAGACCAGGTAGAAGAAGCATGGAAAGTAGTAATGCCCATTCTCGATTATTGGGAAAGCAATAAAATGACAAACTTCCCGAATTATCCTGCAAATTCCTGGGGCCCTGAAAATGCAGAAGCACTCATTGCTAAAGATGGCTTTCACTGGATCAATTTACCTCAAAAAAAATAA
- the pgl gene encoding 6-phosphogluconolactonase yields the protein MNDLKIFGDAEELINALAETICEASQKAVRSHGQFNFVLSGGSSPKKLYELLASEKFKDKIDWEKTFFFFGDERFLPENDPDRNSRMVQEALFDPLGINTSHIFKVDTSHGPEAAAERYMESIKVHFDKKPIVFDFILLGLGDNSHTASLFPYTSVLKETEATVKSIFVDEVDMFRITMTAPLINQAEQIAFLVFGEGKSEAVVHILEDRSGSIDEYPARLIKSDKNKVQWFLDSSAASKIVENQD from the coding sequence ATGAATGATTTAAAAATATTCGGGGATGCTGAAGAATTAATAAACGCTTTGGCAGAAACCATTTGTGAGGCCTCACAAAAAGCAGTGAGGAGCCATGGACAGTTTAACTTTGTGCTTTCCGGCGGAAGTTCACCTAAGAAATTATATGAGCTGCTGGCATCCGAAAAGTTTAAAGATAAGATTGATTGGGAGAAGACCTTTTTCTTTTTTGGGGATGAACGTTTCCTCCCTGAAAATGACCCCGACAGAAACTCCAGAATGGTTCAGGAAGCTTTATTTGATCCTTTAGGAATCAATACATCTCATATTTTCAAAGTAGATACATCACATGGGCCTGAGGCAGCAGCAGAAAGGTATATGGAATCCATAAAAGTACATTTTGATAAAAAACCGATTGTATTTGATTTCATTCTTTTAGGTCTTGGTGACAATTCACATACAGCATCACTATTCCCCTATACGTCAGTATTGAAAGAAACTGAAGCTACTGTAAAATCAATTTTTGTAGATGAGGTTGACATGTTTCGTATAACTATGACCGCTCCTCTGATCAACCAGGCGGAGCAGATCGCATTTTTAGTTTTCGGAGAAGGAAAATCTGAAGCTGTAGTTCATATACTGGAAGACCGTTCGGGCTCAATAGATGAATATCCTGCCCGCCTTATTAAGTCAGATAAAAATAAAGTACAGTGGTTTCTAGATTCTTCTGCAGCCTCAAAAATTGTAGAAAATCAGGACTGA
- the pgi gene encoding glucose-6-phosphate isomerase, translating into MFPTINPIQTPAWAALIAHHSEMESVQMKDLFKKDSKRFEKMSIEFNDILFDYSKNIATDETLEKLLQLAEDCKVKNAMEAIFDGEKINGTENRAVMHTALRNFSDEPVMIDGEDIMLKIRETRQKMKAFCEKIHSGEWKGYSGKKIKNIVNIGIGGSDLGPVMVTEALKPYWIEGIQAYFVSNVDGTQIVETLKKLDPEETLFTIASKTFTTQETMTNAQTAREWFLKSAKDEKWVAKHFVALSTNEDGVRKFGIDPDNMFVFWDWVGGRYSLWSSIGLSIALTIGYDHFEQLLKGAESSDHHFKTTDLGDNIPVMMALIGLWYTNFFGSETEAIFPYDQYMHRFPAYFQQGNMESNGKHTDRNGNDVTYSTGPVVWGEPGTNGQHAFYQLIHQGTHLIPCDFIAPAISHNPVGDHHQILVSNFFAQTEALMNGKNAGQVAEELARTGMEKSSMEKLIPFRVFTGNKPTNSFLLKKITPFSLGALTALYEHKIFVQGVIWNIFSFDQWGVELGKQLASNVLPELENNDTIDSHDGSTNGLINTYKKWRNK; encoded by the coding sequence ATGTTTCCTACAATAAATCCTATACAAACACCAGCATGGGCAGCATTAATTGCTCATCACTCGGAAATGGAATCCGTTCAGATGAAAGACCTTTTTAAAAAAGACTCCAAAAGGTTTGAAAAAATGTCCATTGAATTTAATGATATCCTTTTCGATTATTCTAAAAATATTGCCACTGATGAAACTCTTGAAAAACTGCTGCAATTGGCAGAAGACTGCAAAGTTAAAAATGCAATGGAAGCCATTTTTGACGGAGAAAAGATCAATGGAACAGAAAATCGTGCTGTAATGCACACGGCTCTGAGAAATTTTTCTGATGAGCCAGTGATGATTGATGGAGAAGATATTATGCTTAAAATCCGCGAAACACGCCAGAAGATGAAGGCTTTTTGTGAAAAAATTCATAGTGGTGAATGGAAGGGCTATTCCGGGAAAAAAATTAAGAATATTGTCAATATCGGTATTGGAGGAAGTGATCTGGGGCCGGTAATGGTTACAGAAGCCTTAAAACCCTATTGGATTGAAGGAATTCAGGCTTATTTTGTTTCAAATGTGGACGGAACACAGATTGTGGAAACTTTAAAAAAATTAGACCCCGAAGAAACGCTTTTTACCATTGCCTCAAAAACCTTCACTACGCAGGAAACAATGACCAATGCACAAACCGCACGTGAATGGTTTCTAAAGTCGGCAAAAGACGAAAAATGGGTAGCAAAACATTTTGTGGCACTTTCAACCAATGAAGATGGGGTAAGGAAATTTGGAATTGATCCTGATAATATGTTTGTTTTCTGGGATTGGGTTGGCGGCCGTTACAGCCTTTGGAGCAGTATCGGACTTTCCATAGCCCTCACGATAGGATATGATCATTTTGAACAATTACTTAAAGGGGCTGAGTCAAGCGATCATCATTTTAAAACAACAGATCTCGGAGACAATATTCCTGTGATGATGGCCTTAATAGGATTGTGGTACACCAATTTTTTTGGTTCAGAAACGGAGGCTATATTTCCTTATGATCAATATATGCACCGCTTTCCGGCCTATTTTCAGCAGGGAAATATGGAAAGCAACGGAAAACATACAGACCGGAATGGGAATGATGTAACCTATAGCACAGGCCCGGTAGTCTGGGGCGAACCAGGAACCAACGGACAACATGCATTTTATCAATTGATCCATCAGGGAACCCATCTTATCCCCTGTGATTTTATAGCACCTGCGATCAGTCATAATCCTGTTGGTGATCATCATCAGATCTTGGTTTCAAATTTTTTCGCTCAGACCGAAGCTTTAATGAACGGAAAAAATGCCGGGCAGGTTGCCGAAGAGCTGGCACGTACAGGAATGGAAAAATCAAGCATGGAAAAGCTGATTCCGTTTAGAGTTTTTACCGGGAATAAACCCACCAATTCTTTCCTGCTTAAAAAGATTACCCCCTTTTCGTTAGGTGCGCTTACCGCACTGTATGAACATAAAATCTTTGTGCAGGGGGTCATCTGGAATATTTTCAGTTTTGACCAATGGGGAGTGGAGCTGGGTAAACAATTAGCTTCAAATGTGCTTCCGGAGCTTGAAAATAATGATACAATAGATTCCCATGACGGCTCTACCAACGGGCTGATCAATACTTATAAAAAATGGCGGAATAAATAG
- the glk gene encoding glucokinase, with product MNNFQDTSLPDISDAGLPMAYPSGQKKLPGSGIVLAADVGGTKTEFALFQVKGGKLIPIKNQRYATTDHQSFVEAIRHFHDDKSSVIDCACLGVAGTVDGDKVRGVNFAWEIDAKKLESDLNIKTVLLINDLQANAYGLCALEDSDFEIIAEGEKSAGNAVVISPGTGLGEAGMYWDGLYYTPYATEGGHCNFAPFDELDAELWKFLKNKFDHVSWERVVSGQGIQNIYEFLLHYREYTEPEWLTENLKKDNSAKTISSAAIEEKEPLCIETMQLFLKYLAIESSQLALKAKATGGIYIGGGITPKILSLIDKKEFYRNFINVGRMEHLLKAIPIKVVLNDKTALMGAAYYAAMGIIR from the coding sequence ATGAATAATTTTCAGGATACTTCCCTACCCGATATTTCAGATGCCGGTTTACCAATGGCTTATCCTTCAGGGCAAAAAAAATTACCAGGTTCCGGAATTGTTTTAGCAGCAGATGTTGGCGGAACTAAAACAGAGTTTGCGCTTTTTCAGGTGAAGGGAGGAAAACTGATTCCCATTAAAAATCAACGATATGCCACTACAGACCACCAGTCATTTGTGGAGGCGATCCGTCATTTTCATGATGATAAATCTTCGGTTATCGACTGTGCCTGTCTGGGCGTTGCCGGTACGGTAGATGGAGATAAAGTACGGGGCGTTAACTTTGCCTGGGAAATAGACGCCAAAAAACTGGAATCTGATCTTAATATAAAAACAGTGCTTCTTATTAATGATCTTCAGGCCAATGCCTACGGCCTGTGCGCACTTGAAGATTCAGACTTTGAAATTATTGCTGAGGGTGAAAAAAGTGCAGGTAACGCGGTAGTGATCTCACCGGGAACAGGTCTTGGTGAAGCAGGAATGTACTGGGATGGGTTATATTACACGCCTTATGCAACTGAAGGCGGTCATTGCAATTTTGCCCCCTTTGATGAACTGGATGCAGAACTATGGAAGTTTCTAAAAAATAAATTCGACCATGTAAGCTGGGAAAGAGTGGTTTCCGGACAGGGTATACAAAATATTTATGAATTTTTACTCCATTACAGGGAATATACAGAACCGGAATGGCTGACTGAAAATTTAAAAAAAGATAACTCGGCGAAAACAATTTCCTCAGCAGCCATAGAGGAAAAGGAACCTTTGTGTATTGAGACAATGCAGCTTTTTTTAAAATACCTTGCCATAGAATCAAGCCAGCTGGCTTTAAAAGCAAAAGCCACGGGTGGAATCTATATCGGTGGTGGAATTACCCCAAAAATTCTCAGCTTGATTGACAAAAAAGAATTTTACAGGAATTTTATTAATGTCGGCCGAATGGAACATTTGTTAAAAGCCATCCCCATAAAAGTAGTTCTAAATGATAAAACAGCTTTGATGGGGGCAGCATATTATGCAGCAATGGGAATTATCCGTTGA